In Bradyrhizobium guangxiense, the following are encoded in one genomic region:
- a CDS encoding branched-chain amino acid ABC transporter permease, translated as MNTTIMLFLVQDGITNGAIYALLGLALVLVFAVTRVILIPQGEFVTYGALTYASLAAGQMPGTAKLALALGIGAFAFDLFEARKALHARLVVRSVIANIVLPAIVLALTLYFAAQKPPVAICIALSLVIVAMIGLYLYRIAFQPLAHTSVLVLLIASVGVHLALQGLGLLFFGAEGQRGPAVLSGAFTAGALRFTGQSITVYAITVAFIVGLWLFFGLTLYGKALRATAVNRLGARLAGIRTTLSGQIAFLLASVIGALSGIMIVPITTLYYDSGFLIGLKGFVAAIIGGLVSYPLTAVAALVVGIVEAFSSFYASNYKEVIVFMLLIPVLLLRSLAAPAVEEEKD; from the coding sequence TTGAATACCACCATCATGCTGTTCCTGGTGCAGGACGGCATCACCAATGGCGCGATCTACGCGCTGCTCGGCCTCGCGCTGGTGCTGGTATTCGCCGTCACCCGCGTCATCCTCATTCCCCAGGGCGAATTCGTCACCTACGGCGCGCTGACCTATGCCTCGCTGGCCGCGGGCCAGATGCCGGGCACGGCAAAGCTCGCGCTCGCGCTCGGCATCGGCGCCTTCGCCTTCGACCTGTTCGAGGCCCGCAAGGCCCTGCATGCGCGGCTGGTGGTGCGCAGCGTCATCGCCAACATCGTGCTGCCCGCCATCGTGCTGGCACTGACCCTGTACTTCGCCGCCCAGAAGCCGCCGGTCGCCATCTGCATCGCGCTGTCGCTGGTGATCGTGGCGATGATCGGCCTCTATCTCTACCGGATCGCGTTCCAGCCGCTGGCGCACACCTCGGTGCTGGTGCTGCTGATCGCGTCGGTGGGCGTCCACCTTGCGCTGCAAGGTCTCGGTCTTCTGTTCTTCGGCGCCGAAGGCCAGCGCGGACCTGCCGTGCTGTCCGGCGCCTTCACCGCCGGCGCGCTGCGCTTCACCGGCCAGAGCATCACCGTCTATGCCATCACCGTCGCCTTCATCGTCGGGCTGTGGCTGTTCTTCGGCCTGACGCTCTATGGCAAGGCGCTGCGCGCGACCGCCGTGAACCGGCTGGGGGCACGGCTTGCCGGCATCCGCACCACGCTGTCGGGGCAGATCGCCTTCCTGCTGGCCTCCGTCATCGGCGCGCTGTCGGGCATCATGATCGTGCCGATCACGACGCTCTATTATGACTCGGGCTTCCTGATCGGCCTGAAGGGCTTTGTCGCTGCGATCATCGGCGGCCTCGTCAGCTATCCCCTCACCGCGGTCGCGGCGCTGGTGGTCGGCATCGTCGAGGCGTTCTCATCCTTCTATGCCTCGAACTACAAGGAGGTGATCGTCTTCATGCTGCTGATCCCCGTGCTGCTGCTGCGCTCGCTCGCCGCGCCCGCGGTCGAGGAAGAGAAGGACTGA
- a CDS encoding branched-chain amino acid ABC transporter ATP-binding protein/permease, with the protein MQSRLPILVFALVMAAIPHLPGMPPFWIVLLDNIGLAALVAMGLVLLTGVGGLTSFGQAAFVGFGAYTTAVLSTAYGLSPWLTLPLSLVVSGSLAVLLGLITVRLSGHYLPLGTLAWGLGLFYLFSKLEFLGRNDGISAIPPLSIGAFKMLSPGSIYYAIWVAVILSALLTMNLLDSRTGRAIRALRRGHVAAEAFGVHTPRAKLLVFIHAAVLAGLSGWLYAHLQRAVNPTPFGAQAGIEYLFIAVVGGAGYVWGGVLGAAIVVVLKEVLQSYLPLILPGSGQVETIVFGIMLVALLQLAPGGLWPWLISFLPERASGKKPDTSLKLEQRPRAPGKGSTLLQVEKARKQFGGVVAVNNVSFDVQAREIVALIGPNGAGKSTTFNLITGVLSATSGSVSVLGKKVDKAPPQEIVKLGISRTFQHVKLVPDMTVLENVAIGAHLRGHAGPISSMLRLDRGDEAKLLAEAARQIERVGLAEQMHQLAGSLSLGQQRIVEIARALCVDPMLLLLDEPAAGLRHMEKQRLATLLRELRDGGMSVLLVEHDMGFVMNLADRIVVLDFGTKIAEGPPATIKTNPEVIKAYLGVAA; encoded by the coding sequence ATGCAGAGCCGGCTTCCCATCCTCGTCTTTGCGCTCGTCATGGCGGCGATCCCGCATCTCCCCGGCATGCCGCCATTCTGGATCGTGCTGCTCGACAATATCGGCCTCGCCGCCCTCGTCGCAATGGGGCTCGTGCTGCTGACCGGCGTCGGCGGCCTGACGTCGTTCGGACAGGCAGCCTTCGTCGGCTTCGGCGCCTACACCACCGCGGTGCTGTCGACCGCCTATGGCCTGTCGCCCTGGCTGACGCTGCCGCTTTCGCTTGTGGTCAGCGGATCGCTGGCGGTGCTGCTCGGCCTGATCACCGTCCGCCTCTCCGGCCATTATCTGCCGCTCGGCACGCTCGCCTGGGGGCTGGGGCTGTTCTATCTGTTCAGCAAGCTGGAATTCCTCGGGAGAAACGACGGCATCTCGGCGATCCCGCCGCTGTCGATCGGCGCGTTCAAGATGCTCTCGCCCGGCTCGATCTATTACGCGATCTGGGTCGCCGTGATCCTCTCGGCGCTGCTGACGATGAACCTCTTGGATTCCCGCACCGGCCGTGCCATCCGCGCGCTGCGCCGCGGCCATGTCGCGGCGGAAGCGTTCGGCGTGCACACGCCGCGCGCCAAGCTGCTGGTGTTCATCCACGCCGCCGTGCTCGCCGGCCTGTCGGGATGGCTCTATGCGCATCTCCAGCGCGCGGTGAACCCGACGCCGTTCGGCGCACAGGCCGGCATCGAATATCTCTTCATCGCGGTGGTCGGCGGTGCCGGCTATGTCTGGGGCGGCGTCCTGGGCGCGGCAATCGTCGTGGTGCTGAAGGAGGTGCTGCAAAGCTACCTGCCGCTGATCCTGCCCGGCTCCGGACAGGTCGAGACCATCGTGTTCGGCATCATGCTGGTCGCGCTGCTGCAGCTTGCGCCGGGCGGCCTCTGGCCCTGGCTGATCTCCTTCCTGCCCGAGCGCGCCAGTGGCAAGAAGCCCGACACTTCCCTGAAGCTCGAGCAGCGCCCGCGCGCGCCCGGCAAGGGCAGCACCCTGCTGCAGGTCGAAAAGGCGCGAAAGCAGTTCGGCGGCGTGGTTGCGGTCAACAACGTCTCCTTCGACGTCCAGGCCCGCGAGATCGTCGCGCTGATCGGCCCCAACGGCGCCGGCAAGAGCACGACCTTCAACTTGATCACCGGCGTGCTGTCGGCGACGTCAGGCTCGGTCTCGGTGCTGGGCAAGAAGGTCGACAAGGCGCCGCCGCAGGAGATCGTCAAGCTCGGCATCAGCCGGACCTTCCAGCATGTGAAGCTGGTGCCGGACATGACCGTGCTGGAGAACGTCGCGATCGGCGCGCATTTGCGCGGCCATGCCGGGCCGATCTCCTCGATGCTGAGGCTCGACCGCGGCGACGAGGCCAAGCTGCTGGCAGAAGCCGCGCGCCAGATCGAGCGCGTCGGCCTCGCCGAGCAGATGCACCAGCTCGCAGGCTCGCTCTCGCTCGGCCAGCAACGCATCGTCGAGATCGCACGCGCCCTCTGCGTCGACCCGATGCTGCTGCTGCTCGACGAGCCGGCCGCGGGCCTGCGCCACATGGAGAAGCAGCGGCTCGCGACACTGCTGCGTGAGCTGCGCGACGGCGGCATGTCCGTCCTTCTGGTCGAGCACGACATGGGCTTCGTCATGAACCTCGCCGACCGCATCGTGGTGCTCGATTTCGGCACCAAGATCGCGGAGGGCCCCCCCGCCACGATCAAGACCAATCCCGAAGTGATCAAGGCCTATCTCGGAGTGGCGGCATGA
- a CDS encoding ABC transporter ATP-binding protein encodes MSALLSVTGAHVAYGKVEAVRSVSLEVGANEIVTIVGANGAGKTTLLSAIMGILPLKGRVAFAGQDLARLDIEDRVAMGLGLVPEHRELFVTMNVEDNLELGAFRIERSRAKASIERVYALFPRLKERRKQLAGTLSGGEQQMLAMGRALMGEPKLLMLDEPSLGLAPIIVADIFRIVTALRASGVSVLLVEQNAQAALKIADQAYVMELGEFVLSGKASDIAANERVAASYLGFQHEGASAI; translated from the coding sequence ATGAGCGCGCTCTTGTCCGTCACCGGCGCCCACGTCGCCTATGGCAAGGTCGAGGCGGTGCGCTCGGTCTCGCTCGAGGTCGGCGCGAATGAGATCGTCACCATCGTCGGCGCCAACGGCGCCGGCAAGACCACGCTGCTGTCCGCCATCATGGGCATATTGCCGCTGAAGGGCCGCGTCGCCTTTGCCGGGCAGGATCTCGCCCGGCTCGATATCGAGGACCGCGTCGCGATGGGGCTCGGCCTCGTCCCCGAGCACCGCGAATTGTTCGTGACCATGAATGTCGAGGACAATCTCGAGCTGGGTGCCTTCCGCATCGAGCGCAGCAGGGCGAAGGCCTCGATCGAGCGCGTCTATGCGCTGTTTCCGCGGCTGAAGGAGCGGCGCAAGCAGCTCGCCGGCACGCTCTCCGGCGGCGAGCAGCAGATGCTCGCCATGGGCCGCGCGCTGATGGGTGAGCCGAAACTGCTGATGCTGGACGAGCCGAGCCTCGGTCTCGCTCCGATCATCGTCGCCGACATTTTCCGCATCGTCACCGCGCTGCGTGCCAGCGGCGTCTCCGTGCTGCTGGTCGAACAGAACGCGCAGGCCGCGCTGAAGATCGCGGACCAGGCCTATGTGATGGAGCTCGGCGAGTTCGTGCTCAGCGGCAAGGCCAGCGACATCGCGGCGAACGAGCGGGTGGCGGCGAGCTATCTCGGCTTCCAGCACGAAGGCGCGAGCGCGATTTGA
- a CDS encoding pyridoxamine 5'-phosphate oxidase family protein, protein MTAVRTYASDVAFSPAVKAIQARKGSREAYARSEQRGWRTEVDDNLAAFLADANSFYFATAAADGQPYIQHRGGPKGFLKVLDKQTLAFADYAGNQQFITQGNLSENPKAYIFVMDYAHRRRVKIWGEARIVEDDEALTTSLMPKGYRARPEQVVLFKIAAWDTNCPQHIPQKFDAADVAAALAARDARIAELEAEVAALKGEKAVG, encoded by the coding sequence ATGACAGCAGTCCGCACCTATGCCAGCGACGTCGCGTTCTCGCCGGCGGTGAAGGCGATCCAGGCCCGCAAGGGCTCACGTGAGGCCTATGCGCGGAGCGAGCAGCGCGGCTGGCGCACCGAGGTCGATGACAACCTCGCGGCTTTTCTGGCCGATGCCAACAGCTTCTATTTCGCCACCGCCGCGGCCGACGGCCAGCCCTATATCCAGCACCGCGGCGGCCCGAAGGGCTTCCTCAAGGTGCTGGACAAGCAGACCCTGGCTTTCGCCGACTATGCCGGCAACCAGCAGTTCATCACGCAAGGCAACCTATCGGAGAATCCCAAGGCCTATATCTTCGTGATGGACTACGCCCATCGCCGCCGGGTGAAGATCTGGGGTGAAGCGCGAATCGTCGAGGACGACGAGGCGCTGACGACCTCGCTGATGCCGAAGGGCTACCGTGCGCGGCCGGAGCAGGTAGTCCTGTTCAAGATCGCGGCATGGGACACCAACTGCCCGCAGCACATTCCGCAGAAGTTCGACGCGGCAGATGTCGCAGCCGCGCTGGCGGCAAGGGACGCGCGGATTGCGGAGCTGGAGGCGGAGGTCGCGGCGTTGAAGGGCGAGAAGGCGGTGGGTTGA